The Sphingobacterium bambusae genome includes a window with the following:
- a CDS encoding DUF4365 domain-containing protein, with amino-acid sequence MSKKRSSEEIQESGNILLDNVLEKIRVAYQDIKIIKTSEEHQKDRGVDFQIELIDKSNERTLEMFKLQVKATDEPVTALKTTENKGLISFQIDNRHIRYYQKEMPWALLFLLCENANQKVYWYAIQLDSSLERRLNQSIAQNKRSMQIFLDPKNVLEESSFNTFVNDAKKSNVAQFFRDSEQLVTTISADVDFKVDRSKPLLDQLYSLFEYLFGELLYLPKHLITQYYPFKISEFQSSFYHQFKLYTNNEELVTMIDSFKVQSDGNIDFTEPAFIRDVDEYEKKAKIIFERFSNNHIYSIIAEKSRREVPTRYFKKRKCNCIVCCYSRLEIPKVLKMLQNSRAQSLEDRMKMAYMNYMFGNYLQAAKAFEEIGVVAKKKKKETLNLITQFNLIKLGRLIRSNYYSHEELELGKKMMEINLDKAVYFAPSNSHHRKLFNYIKESRFYTDSVYEVQSAISKLRSEYQSYINGAQFVTHSYEQLLTGFAKMSSFIGGNMIIYDRFAEFSMQMTEFTEGLFIALALRETNSNVISNFNNYHIKTLIFDGDHKVIWRYFNKYHLKSISYVESDGEFFSLIANLLSNHHVVCNVYKSYPDERKDFLHERYAEIFANCFCLAAIVNMDEKQVEKIVIGIMHCFTKEDLPNFEVYVQVNNFFNLKRRQLSDEMLKKLIIFFLECRGTYREKPLELFAEELKLRNISISLSTSQYQKLFNFALGDNGELMENFNVLCSFYAISEETFKLRVKRKIEEQLNKKFDPYHYNYAVIWGVLPFEKSDLLNRFIEATYPDPSHVSFGASFYGPQANPYPKFDMLFNLCFKFELSASAITKKKMVGFGDYYDWLLDLNGFDYNKFKVSWLILNPTKFFFQYYAKSPKLKEIIEDYLQNNRDIQVERLYFDIYSKKNNNLNA; translated from the coding sequence ACTGCTTTAAAGACTACTGAAAATAAGGGCTTGATATCATTTCAGATTGATAACAGGCATATACGCTATTATCAAAAAGAGATGCCTTGGGCTTTGCTGTTCCTTCTTTGCGAAAATGCTAATCAGAAAGTGTATTGGTATGCTATCCAGTTGGATAGTTCGCTTGAACGTCGACTAAATCAATCTATAGCTCAAAACAAAAGATCTATGCAGATCTTTTTAGATCCTAAAAATGTTCTGGAAGAAAGTAGTTTTAACACTTTTGTTAATGATGCGAAAAAATCGAATGTGGCGCAATTCTTTAGGGATTCAGAACAACTAGTGACTACCATCAGTGCTGATGTAGATTTTAAAGTTGACCGAAGTAAACCCCTTTTAGATCAATTGTATTCTTTGTTTGAATATCTTTTTGGGGAATTATTGTACCTTCCAAAACATTTAATAACTCAATATTATCCATTTAAAATTTCTGAATTTCAATCGTCATTCTATCACCAATTTAAACTGTACACTAACAATGAGGAATTGGTGACAATGATCGATAGTTTTAAGGTTCAATCCGATGGAAATATTGATTTTACTGAACCTGCGTTTATTAGGGATGTGGATGAATACGAAAAAAAAGCGAAAATAATTTTTGAAAGGTTTAGCAATAATCACATTTACAGTATAATAGCTGAAAAATCAAGGCGGGAAGTTCCCACTCGATATTTTAAGAAAAGGAAGTGTAATTGCATAGTTTGCTGTTACAGCAGACTTGAAATTCCTAAGGTACTCAAGATGCTGCAAAATTCTCGAGCGCAATCTTTAGAAGACCGTATGAAGATGGCGTATATGAATTATATGTTTGGTAATTATCTTCAGGCTGCAAAGGCATTTGAAGAAATTGGAGTAGTCGCAAAAAAAAAGAAAAAAGAGACTTTGAACTTGATCACGCAATTTAATTTAATCAAATTGGGGAGGCTAATTAGAAGTAACTATTATAGCCATGAAGAACTGGAGCTTGGAAAAAAAATGATGGAAATCAATTTGGACAAAGCTGTATATTTTGCTCCCAGCAATAGTCATCACCGAAAGCTTTTTAACTACATCAAAGAGTCGAGATTCTATACTGATAGTGTTTACGAAGTACAGAGCGCAATATCAAAATTGCGGAGCGAGTATCAGAGTTATATTAACGGCGCACAGTTTGTAACGCATTCCTATGAGCAATTACTTACTGGTTTTGCCAAAATGAGTTCTTTTATTGGAGGAAATATGATCATTTACGATCGCTTCGCGGAATTTAGCATGCAGATGACTGAGTTCACTGAGGGACTGTTTATTGCTTTGGCGCTTAGGGAGACTAATAGCAATGTAATTTCTAATTTTAATAATTACCATATCAAAACGCTTATCTTTGATGGCGATCATAAAGTAATATGGCGCTATTTTAATAAATATCATTTAAAATCAATCTCATATGTAGAAAGTGATGGTGAATTTTTCTCATTGATTGCTAATTTACTGTCGAATCATCATGTAGTTTGTAACGTATACAAATCATATCCGGACGAAAGAAAAGACTTTCTGCATGAACGTTACGCTGAAATTTTTGCAAACTGTTTTTGTCTTGCAGCGATTGTTAATATGGATGAAAAGCAGGTGGAAAAAATTGTTATTGGGATCATGCATTGCTTTACCAAAGAAGATTTGCCTAATTTTGAGGTTTATGTTCAGGTTAATAATTTTTTTAATTTAAAACGTCGTCAGCTATCCGATGAAATGCTAAAGAAACTTATCATTTTCTTTTTAGAGTGTAGGGGAACGTATCGTGAAAAACCATTAGAGCTTTTTGCTGAAGAATTAAAACTTAGAAATATTTCGATCAGTTTATCTACTTCTCAATACCAGAAACTCTTCAATTTTGCGTTAGGAGATAACGGGGAATTGATGGAGAATTTTAATGTACTTTGTTCATTTTATGCCATTTCGGAAGAAACATTCAAACTCCGTGTTAAGCGCAAAATCGAAGAACAGCTCAATAAAAAATTTGATCCCTACCACTACAATTATGCCGTAATCTGGGGGGTACTTCCGTTTGAAAAATCTGATCTGTTGAACAGATTTATAGAGGCTACATATCCTGATCCTTCTCATGTCTCTTTTGGAGCCAGTTTTTATGGACCTCAGGCTAATCCGTATCCAAAGTTTGATATGCTTTTTAATCTGTGTTTTAAATTTGAGTTGAGTGCCAGCGCAATTACTAAAAAAAAGATGGTTGGTTTTGGGGATTACTATGATTGGCTGCTGGACCTTAACGGTTTTGACTATAACAAATTTAAAGTATCTTGGCTTATTTTAAATCCCACAAAATTCTTCTTTCAATATTATGCAAAGTCGCCAAAATTAAAAGAGATAATAGAAGATTACTTGCAAAATAATAGGGATATTCAAGTGGAAAGGTTGTATTTCGATATATACAGTAAGAAGAATAATAATCTGAATGCCTAA